ATAACCACCTCTAACAATGATTCTGAAGGCCAAGTTTTTACAAGCCAGTGCACTTCCTGTAACTCCATACTTGGTATCCAAGAACTCGTATGTCGGACTCGCAAATATCTAGGATCATAAATAGAAGCAAATTAGAGATATTATAGAGGGACTAAACAAGTGCAATCCAGTGCACGAAGCATCCCAAGTTCATGCAGGGTTTGGGGAGGAGTCGTGCCACAAGAGGGTATATGATGTAGGTAGATTATCTTGACACAAGCATAAGTGGTTGATCCCATGGCTTGAACCGGTGACCTATAGGTCAGACAGAGACAACTTTACCGTTGCTCCAAGGCTTGCCTTCTTATCTGGAGAAAAAACTTAACGACACCTGGTGTTTACACCAAACTCCAAGGCTTGAACTGGTGACTTATAGGTCAAACGGAGACACCGTTGCTCCAAGGCTTGCCTTCTTATCTGGAGCTGGTGTTTACACCAAACTACATTTCCTTTTTTTACCATGGTTAGTAGTAATAGAAGATGAGATGAGAATCGGTATTAGTTAACTGATAacatttctatatataaagacgCATGTTAGTGAATCTATTGTGTTGGTGTAAATACCAGATATGGCTAGccttttttcttgtttaaataATGTAACATGAAAATAGCTGTATAAAGACTAAAAGATCAGAGCAGGGTGTAATTACATGCAACGCGATGATAGATTGCAAGAAAGCAGCAATGTTAGCCATTCCCTTCAACCAAATTGGGCCACTAACATTGTTCAGCAAATAGGAAGATGCACTTGATCCATAAGCCCAATATCCAATGTACGTAACAGCATGCATTGGAATAACTCCTAAAGTGAACTGAAAGTTAAGGGCTTTTATCATGTTATTGACAACTGGTTCTCTCACAGTGGCCTACATGAAAGACACAAGAGATTACGAGAGTTGAAAAACAATGatcaacaacaagaagaagatcGCTAGTGTAGTCCCACAAGTGAGAGGTCGGGGGAGGGTAGAGTACatgcagaccttacccctaccttgggaGGTAGAGAGATGACACCTGCAGCTGATTATAGAAGTCAAAACATATCATACCAAATTTCAATTATCAACTCATGAGCCGTAATTCGATACTTTGATTTCATTATAAGTCAGGCTTGCTGAGCAAAAGATAATATGCATAAATAAAGTCTATCGATTTATAGGTCAGTTACCTGTATCTCGGGAAGCATTCCTGTGTTATACGCAAAAACAAGGTTAGCAGCAGCACCAATTGTTGCCCAAGTCTTACTGTTTTTGGTTCCTGGAATGCTATAGTCTCTAGGAGGTGCCTCAAGACCTGCAGTTCAGGATATTCAGAAAGGATGAACCAAGATGGCATTCCTCTTTGAGGAAGCAAAATCTGCGGGTGCAAGGCTATGCTTTCAGTTCCAGGCAAATATGATTTCATGCAGACAGGTTGCTTAATTTATAAAACAAGCCCTGATGCTATGTGTAAGAGGACTAATATTTcgtaaaaatgtttaaaaaagcATAATCAGAGATAATGTAATATTGTGTGACAAATGGTACCAAGATACCCCTACCCCTCGATACCCAAAATTAGGAGCAAGAATCAGTTTTTCATCAATCTCCTAACTGGAGGATTGGGAGAACCTAGCAGGCAAACCCCACACTCATACACTAAGATACAATCAACTTTACTTTTCAACAATAATGTATAGCAAGAAGGAATAATTACCAGAAAGTACCATCAGTTAGATTAACAGTATGCatatattgaaaatttaaatttgcgTTTGACTCACCGTCTTTAAGAGACAAAGCAATCACTATACAGATATAAACTAGACTGAAGAATGTTGAAAACCCCAGCCAAATCCTTAAAGCTGACAAATGGGGTATAGCAATGGCAAAAAGGACACACGCCAACCCAGCCACTGCAATGAAGTGTGGCAATTTCATTTGATGGTCATCCCTAAAGAGAACATAGAAAGCCTGCGATCAAGTTGTCAGAATCATCCCAtcagaaaacaaaaagaatctGAATGGAATCGTATTCATATGTATAATTCTGCTTGGACATCAATCTAAGTACTAATGCATATTACTATTACCTTTAATGCTTGTCCACCCAAAATGACATATCCAGTATTTATCAAGAAAAGATTTGCATACTGGGATGCCCAGACAAGTGAATAGGCTGTCTGTCCTGTAGCAAACAAAATCCCATTCAGCTAAACCAACGGAATCAAAACCatataaatcataaaagaaGCGTAAGAAGCTTCTATGTATTTGATAAGTTTTCAGCAACACATACCATACATGAATCCCGCAAGGTCTCTATATCTGATATGCCTCCTTCCTCCATATTCATGGAGCTTAGCAATAAGAGTACTAGCATAGAGTGATATAGCTGATGataaaatcaaaccaaccacACCACCAACCCAACCTAGAGGAACCATAATTAGGCCAGCATATCCGAGAGCAAAGGCACTGTTAATACCAGTGCTCAAAACAACTCCTACCTGAAACCATGAATCTGCAGCTTGCACAACAGGTAAAATGATCACAATCTACTATAGATCAGCAGACAATTTATCGCAAGAATCATAATTTGCAAATATCATATTGTAATGTTCTTGGCACCTTTTTCTTCTGCTCATATACATCTTAATAGGATTGAAGATAACAAAAGTACGAAATTTTGCTGACAAActcaaaaatcttattttaccTCATATTTGGTAACTCAATTCTTGTACATTAATCACACGGGGAATGAAAACATTACAATCTATGTAACTAGTAGGTACTGCACCATGTCTATGAATTATACAAGTGTATCACTTGGTTTGCAGTTTATTAACTGGATAAAAGTGAATGGAAATGTTATCCAGAGATGC
This DNA window, taken from Solanum lycopersicum chromosome 5, SLM_r2.1, encodes the following:
- the ProT3 gene encoding proline transporter 3 (The RefSeq protein has 2 substitutions compared to this genomic sequence) — its product is MATTSFHHPLLPNVHNDDELAIHIPSSAHQVSNDSWFQVGVVLSTGINSAFALGYAGLIMVPLGWVGGVVGLILSSAISLYASTLIAKLHEYGGRRHIRYRDLAGFMYGQTAYSLVWASQYANLFLINTGYVILGGQALKAFYVLFRDDHQMKLPHFIAVAGLACVLFAIAIPHLSALRIWLGFSTFFSLVYICIVITLSLKDGLEAPPRDYSIPGTKNSKTWATIGAAANLVFAYNTGMLPEIQATVREPVVDNMIKALNFQFTLGVIPMHAVTYIGYWAYGSSASSYLLNNVSGPIWLKGMANIAAFLQSIIALHIFASPTYEFLDTKYGVTGSALACKNLAFRIIVRGGYIAITAFLSALLPFLGDFMNLAGAISTFPLTFILPNHMYIVAKRKKLSFLKKSWHWLNIIFFSCIAVAAFVAALRFITVDSTTYHVFADL
- the ProT3 gene encoding proline transporter 3 isoform X1 yields the protein MVPLGWVGGVVGLILSSAISLYASTLIAKLHEYGGRRHIRYRDLAGFMYGQTAYSLVWASQYANLFLINTGYVILGGQALKAFYVLFRDDHQMKLPHFIAVAGLACVLFAIAIPHLSALRIWLGFSTFFSLVYICIVIALSLKDGLEAPPRDYSIPGTKNSKTWATIGAAANLVFAYNTGMLPEIQATVREPVVNNMIKALNFQFTLGVIPMHAVTYIGYWAYGSSASSYLLNNVSGPIWLKGMANIAAFLQSIIALHIFASPTYEFLDTKYGVTGSALACKNLAFRIIVRGGYIAITAFLSALLPFLGDFMNLAGAISTFPLTFILPNHMYIVAKRKKLSFLKKSWHWLNIIFFSCIAVAAFVAALRFITVDSTTYHVFADL
- the ProT3 gene encoding proline transporter 3 isoform X2 encodes the protein MLVLLLLSSMNMEEGGISDIETLRDSCMTAYSLVWASQYANLFLINTGYVILGGQALKAFYVLFRDDHQMKLPHFIAVAGLACVLFAIAIPHLSALRIWLGFSTFFSLVYICIVIALSLKDGLEAPPRDYSIPGTKNSKTWATIGAAANLVFAYNTGMLPEIQATVREPVVNNMIKALNFQFTLGVIPMHAVTYIGYWAYGSSASSYLLNNVSGPIWLKGMANIAAFLQSIIALHIFASPTYEFLDTKYGVTGSALACKNLAFRIIVRGGYIAITAFLSALLPFLGDFMNLAGAISTFPLTFILPNHMYIVAKRKKLSFLKKSWHWLNIIFFSCIAVAAFVAALRFITVDSTTYHVFADL